Proteins from a single region of Papaver somniferum cultivar HN1 unplaced genomic scaffold, ASM357369v1 unplaced-scaffold_79, whole genome shotgun sequence:
- the LOC113344753 gene encoding callose synthase 3-like isoform X2 — MSSFSTRNTDERRIMPTPHQTAGESMVQSEIVPSSLAEIAPILRVANQVQTSNTRVAFLCRFYAYEKAHKLDPTASGRGVRQFKTALLQRLEKEYEPTLKERVKKSDAREIRSFYQQYYEKYTEALQKAADNREQLTKEYQTTAVLFEVLKAATVGVDYALEVPPVPPPSPPCNPFSTIPLL, encoded by the exons ATGTCTTCTTTTTCCACAAGAAACACTGATGAAAGGCGGATTATGCCAACCCCTCATCAGACTGCTGGTGAATCGATGGTTCAGAGTGAGATCGTACCATCATCTCTTGCTGAGATTGCTCCAATCCTTCGTGTTGCTAATCAAGTTCAAACAAGTAACACCAGAGTTGCTTTTCTGT GTCGATTTTATGCCTATGAGAAAGCTCACAAGTTGGATCCAACTGCAAGCGGACGCGGTGTTCGCCAATTTAAGACTGCACTTCTACAGCGTCTAGAAAAG GAATACGAACCCACTTTAAAGGAAAGAGTAAAAAAGAGCGATGCACGTGAGATACGGAGTTTCTATCAGCAGTACTACGAAAAATACACCGAAGCATTGCAGAAGGCTGCTGATAATCG TGAACAACTTACAAAGGAATATCAAACCACGGCGGTCCTTTTCGAGGTTCTCAAGGCTGCGACTGTCGGAGTAGATTATGCTTTGGAGGTACCCCCAGTCCCACCGCCTTCACCTCCATGCAATCCTTTCAGCACTATACCGCTATTGTAG
- the LOC113344753 gene encoding callose synthase 3-like isoform X1 yields the protein MSSFSTRNTDERRIMPTPHQTAGESMVQSEIVPSSLAEIAPILRVANQVQTSNTRVAFLCRFYAYEKAHKLDPTASGRGVRQFKTALLQRLEKEYEPTLKERVKKSDAREIRSFYQQYYEKYTEALQKAADNRNFSEQLTKEYQTTAVLFEVLKAATVGVDYALEVPPVPPPSPPCNPFSTIPLL from the exons ATGTCTTCTTTTTCCACAAGAAACACTGATGAAAGGCGGATTATGCCAACCCCTCATCAGACTGCTGGTGAATCGATGGTTCAGAGTGAGATCGTACCATCATCTCTTGCTGAGATTGCTCCAATCCTTCGTGTTGCTAATCAAGTTCAAACAAGTAACACCAGAGTTGCTTTTCTGT GTCGATTTTATGCCTATGAGAAAGCTCACAAGTTGGATCCAACTGCAAGCGGACGCGGTGTTCGCCAATTTAAGACTGCACTTCTACAGCGTCTAGAAAAG GAATACGAACCCACTTTAAAGGAAAGAGTAAAAAAGAGCGATGCACGTGAGATACGGAGTTTCTATCAGCAGTACTACGAAAAATACACCGAAGCATTGCAGAAGGCTGCTGATAATCG TAATTTCAGTGAACAACTTACAAAGGAATATCAAACCACGGCGGTCCTTTTCGAGGTTCTCAAGGCTGCGACTGTCGGAGTAGATTATGCTTTGGAGGTACCCCCAGTCCCACCGCCTTCACCTCCATGCAATCCTTTCAGCACTATACCGCTATTGTAG